A window of Glycine soja cultivar W05 chromosome 2, ASM419377v2, whole genome shotgun sequence genomic DNA:
ATGGGCACCTGAGGCACATGTTTCACCGAAGGGGCACTCCAGTTTCCACTTTGTACTTATCATTATGAGGTTTCTCAAAACTCTTGCTTTGCAGGAATGGTGGGTTTATCTCTTGGAGAAACGCATTTCATCCAAGGTGGCATTGCTCAAGATCTTCGTTGTGATGGTAGAAAGAGATTGACATATCGACCAATCTCTGTTGAAACTGGAGTGATTCCCCAGGTAATGCTTTAATCAGTTGACATTTGGCAGGGTATTATGATGATTTGTCATTGGTGTaccattgattttttatttttattttttgctttaaatagttctaatttatgtatttgataaaataacttCATGTCAGACCAATGGTTCAGCAAGAGTCAGAATGGGTGCCACAGATGTTATTGCCAGCGTTAAGgtggttaaaaattaaaatgtttggattgatttcttatttcttgACTTGTAATATCCTTTTGTTTGatactataataaaaaattcttttaaatatattgagtTGTTTTACTAACCATGATATATTGGCTACACAAGAGCAGGCTGAACTTGGAAAGCCAAGCTTGTTGCAACCTGACAAAGGAAAAGTCTCTATATATATTGATTGCAGTTCAACAGCAGAGCCAGCTTTTGAGGTAGCATATTCTATTGATTTTCTTCATTCTATTTGTTTAATGAAGTCATCCATGTATTTTGGCTTTCTTCATGTTATTAACTTTAACTCTTTTAAGTACCATGAACATTGATagcaaaacaaataagtaaatCCTTAAAAGCTTTAAATGAAAGTTAAATGGTGGGTGCATTGGATTAATAAGCTTTAGAAATTCATCATTGATAGTGTTTTCTATTATTGTTgtgttatttatcattttggttctgtaaataccttttaatgcttcaaaattactattttatttggtGCTCTAAATCTGTGGCTGCCTTGTATATAGGGTAGAGGGGGTGATGAGTTGGCAGCAGAACTGTCAAATGCTCTTCAACACTGTCTCTTGGGTGGTAAAAGTGGAGAAGGTCTATTTTCCCCCTATAGTGAAGATTATGCTTTCCCTTTCATGTTGTTGCATCTTTTTAATATAGCTGTTGAACTCTTGGCTCTTTTATTTTCCCCTTCAGGTGCTGGAATTGACCTCTCATCGCTTATTGTTGTCGAAGGAAAAATTTGTTGGGATCTTTACATAGATGGGCTTGTTGTTAGTTCAGATGGAAATTTGTTGGATGCTCTAGGCGCTGCCATTAAGGTACAACTCAAAACGTAAAAGGGAATGCTAGAAACAAAGACAATGATGGATTCCTGGCTAAAATAATTAGCATTTCAGAGATCATGATTTTATGacgatttcaattttcaataatGTTGACCTTTTAAGTCTTCTATAGTTTAGCTATTGAGGTTACTAACATCAATAGCAGTTCTTTGGAATGGTTAGAGGTTACctgaaattatttgttttcatttagGTACAATTGAAAATATCTTCCTTGCTgttttctttaatctttataatgTCTCAACGAATTTGCCATAAGTTTCATGGAGGTTTTCCACGTGGATTTCCTTTTCTACTATGATGTTGAATGCAAACCCATTTTCAGAATTAACTGGAAAGCCCCATTGCAGCTTATAACTATTATTCTTTTAGGCTGCTTTGAGCAATACAGGTATTCCAAGAGTCGAAGTTGCTGCTGGAACGTCAAATGATGAGCATCCAGAAGTTGACGTAAGCGACGAGGAGTTTCTGCAGTTTGATACATCAAGAGTCCCTGTCATAGTTACACTGACTAAGGTAACATACATGTGCTATCCTGTCTTCTCAGAGTAGAAGTGGCAAAACGGGCCACCCTTATGCGGGTTGTGGACCATATAGTGGGCTAGGCTAAAAGAAAACAGGACTCAATTCGAGTCTCTAAGATGAAGCTCAAGCATATTGTTAAAGCCCCTTTTTTTAAAGCTTTTGGCGGGTTAAGCCTGATCCAGGCCATAATCAAATCAGGCTAAAAAGACTTGTGATTAGTTAGTGCTCAAAATTTAAAGCTCAAGTCCTATATTTCATCAAGCTGGGTCGGCTAGCAGAACATATTTTGCCACCTCTTATCTCAGATTGACCATATATGATAATTTCTTACGATCTCTTCTTTCTAGGTTGGGAGGCACTATATTGTGGATGCAACATCTGAAGAGGAATCACAAATGAGCTCTGGTGTTTCAATCTCTGTTAATAGGCAAGGGCACATTTGCGGTATAACCAAACGAGGAGGTGTGGGGCTGGATCCAAGCATCATTCTCGATATGATATCTGTCGCTAAGCATGTAAGCGAgcaattaataaacaaattgGATTCTGAAATTGCTTCTGCTGAAGCTGATGAGGAGTCATGACACAGAAGCACTTAGTGATAACTAGGGTGTACCGAATGCTTCAATTATTTTGGACAAAAATTTGTAACCGAGTAGGGATTAAAGATACTAAGTGTGTCCGAAAtagtaattgttataaaaaaacgtATATGTGAGATTCTAATTATgagtttattctaaaaaaatcctACTAAAAAAAACGtacatgtgtgtgtgttttccaTCCCTACAGTGTATAAGACAAATGTATCCATTTCGATTAGGGTCATGGTTACGATTCtacaatatatgtttttttcatttCGTCGAACATTAATTTTATGGCATAGATGCTTATGACCTCTTCCTCTATGCCCTGCGGTAATGATTTCTCTGACATTACGGCCTTTACCATAATGATGTTGTCCATAGATCAAATGATTTTGTGGATTGGATTATACATTATAATCTAAAAAACTAATGCAAATTATTGTGATAACAttataatctaaaaaaataagtaaaaataatgtgtgatattttgtaatttagagaaaaaaggacaaaaagtCATCCattaaattatccctaaattattttagttacaaaaccttataaaaaattttagacACTACATGTATTTTCATCTAAAACCATCATGTTTGGGttggataacattttttttttgttgaaaaaatagaGGATTAAAAGCCCCTAAGAGCAGTCACAGGAACTATCGGTCCCTTCAATATCAACTAAGAACCCAAGCTCCTTTTAGCCATTGTATCTACTACCTGATTAACATCTTTGGAAATATGATTTCAAGTTACACCCTCTGATCTCCCATGCACCAAATGAATCTCTTGAATTGACTGGTAATGAGGATGAAGATGATCACAATTACCCTCTAGTGCTTTAATAGCCTTAGCAAGcttgatgccatgaagaatAGCCTTAAGTTTCCCATATAGGATAGAATCTCCTCTCAACTGAGCTTGAAAATCACAAACAGAGCTTCCTGCATGATTGTGAATAACTCCTCCGCAGTCCATAACTTCACCAAACTGGACCATTGATGCATCACAATTTAGTGCGACTGGTCCCTCCTTTGGCATTATCCAATAGGTTTCCTCAAGACCCGAGCTAGAACGAACCTGTTGGGGGAGAGTCCGGAATGATCCAAACATCAGAATGAGACCAAACCTCATTGCAAAATATGCACATATTCCTCCTCCACCAAATCAGATTCAGAATAGATCCAAACAACTTGCTCCAATTTAAACCTTTTCTCAAAAGTCTCGAACCTTGGTTCACCTCCAACCATCCTTTCCAATAatcacaattataaaaaatctgATTATTATTTGAGTGCATAAAGAATTGCCAAATCAACATACTAGATTGATAATCCCTAAAGAGATGAAAAAGAGTTTATGCTTCATTCTAACACAATTGACACGAGTCATTCTCACTGATACCAAAATGCTTCCTCCTCACATTTATTAGCATAGTCTCGTGATTAATCTTCCATAAGAAGTTTTGAAATCGTTCTGGTCCTTCCCAATGATGCACCAACTTAAACAACCTCACCTTAAGAAGATGGATTCTCCTAGCTTTAGTTGGGAGTGGACACAGTATTCCAAGCAACAAGATGGATTCTCCTTGCTTTAGTTGAATCTCCCCATGTAAATCTCCTGCAAGCTTTGTCAATATCCTCATAAACTGACACTGAAAGCAAGGTGGACTGCATCACATATGCAGACAATGTTTGAATGACAAACTAAGCTAAAGTTACTCTTCTATACCAATTTCTACACTTAACTGGTTCCTTTGAGGTACTCCTacatttttaggaaaaaaacacATGCGAGATTTCTCCAAATTAATTTTCTGGTTAGAGGTCCTACAAAAAaacttcataatatttttaatcaacatTACCTGTTCCAACAAAGCTTCCGCAAAAAGAATAAGACCATCTGCAAACGCCAAATAAGAAGTGGGAGAGTCATGTTTACTCAAAGAAATAGGATTCCATGTTTCGTGACTCAACtagattaattaattcaaaaggCCTCTTTGTGCACATGACAAAGAGATAAAGAGAAAGTGGATTTCCCTGGCTAATACCTCTCTAGAGGGAGCAAAATCTTCCAAGGCTTTCCCATTCCATAAAACCTTAATGGATGTAGACAAAATACAATGTCAAATCAACTCCATAATATTTCCAGGAATACCCACATCATGCAAGGTATCACCGACAAAATCCCAATTAAGCCTATCATAAGCTTTCTCAAAATCAATTTCGACCACCATCCATTATTTTCTACTCTTCTTGTTTCTTATTGTGGAAAATCTTTTGAGCCACAATAATTCTGTCACCACTTTAATGACCAGGAACAAAGCTAGATTAAAAATGATCTATCAACTTACTTATATAGGGTCTAATCCTCAAAGAGAGTAACCCGATAATCACCTTATATGTCACATTACATAAACTAATAGGCTTAAAATCTTTCATAAGACTAACCTCATCTTTCTTGGGAATGAGAGTGATAAAGGTCTGGTTCCTTCTGAAATTGCATGAAAGTGGTAAAGGTCTGGTTCCTTCTGAAATTACATAGGGAGGCACCAGATATGGTTTCCAAGATGAGAGTGATAAACCTCATCTTTCTTGCAGAGGTCATCACCAACCACAACTCAATacttctagaagaaaactgctTGGAAACTATATCTGGTGCCTCCCTAAGAATCTTACTGTCTGATAAATTTCCTCAGATGTTGGCATCCTCTCATAAATCCGAAAATACATGGGAAATGACAAAAGGTTGGTACACTTTCTCGATAGTATACAAACTCTTGTAAAAATTTGTTATCATCCCTTCAATCTCATTCGGGTCAGTGACATAGTTCCCCTCTTCATCCTTAGTTATGCCATACATGTTCCTCCTCCTTATAATTGTGACACCATGAATATACTTGTATTCTTATCCCACATATATAGCCATTTGACTCTtgatttctgataccaatgTATCTCATCTTCCACTAGCATTTGTTCATACTCCTTCCAACTCTTTTTATATTCTagatcaagataagtattaaagcCTAAACCCTTTCTAGCATCCAACACATCGAGCTTCTTTTTCCAAAGATAGCCAAAAACCTCCCTATTCCAATTCTtcaactgataaaaaaaatgttggataTTTTTGTACCAGAGGGTCAGATTCTTGGGCCCAGGTCCTTTTCACCAAATGGGAAAAGTCTTCATGCAAAGTTTAGGCTGCCTCAAACTGAAAGGATCTTCTgacacatttatatatttaaaatttgaattcaagattattgattaagttaaaatatcttcgtatcaaatttattataaaattaatttgttttaaaagaaaatagtaacgagttataactaagaaaatatattttaaaaaaaatgtgaaagtgAAAATTCATACATTTTGcactcattaatttaatttttatatttttttaagtataataaataatttttactacccatttgttgaattaattattgggGCAGAGCTGCAATTGGCGTTTGTATGTCTGAATTAATTAGAAGGGTCCACATTCAACTATCAACGATCACAAGGGTTACGGCGGCTATCAATGATGACTTGTTTACATTCAAACTAACAGCAGACATTTTTAGGTCCTATGCTAATCAAATACACGTCCAAATTGCAACGTTGAGAAActgtacttttatttttgaaaaataaaaatgttaatccATCAATGcttgaaaaaattacaatatatcAGGAATGTAAtgcaatgaaaattttattagaaattaaaaatacaaattaataatttattggaGACttcaaacatttaaataaaaaaataccttctcCATTCTATAATGAGTATtgtcttagttttttttatatagataaaaaattcaCTCCTTCTAACTTATAATAATTGTcgtcatatattattttacataaattaaaaaaaattaataagtggatgaaagaaaataataatttgacaaaattaatcttatcatcattaatttatttttagttttagttgtttattattaatattataaaaaatataagtagaaaaaataatcattgttacattaaacaactaaaatgataatattttgagaattattttttatttcttacatgATAATTATTATGGTACGAGAGAAATAATAAGAACTTATAAATAAAGAATGATACTTTCTTTAGTTTATGTAGTacgacataatttaaaataaattcatgatttttttataagatattttagaaTTCCTATGgagtattttatctttttttcattaatgatccttattaaatatttaacgaTCCTTATTAAATATTCAATGTATTTATGCTTTTTATTGATAGTGATGCATTATATTCTTAAACTTTAATATTttcacattatttattacaagtTAATGATTATTAATAAGGGTATATAcattagtaatattttaaaataaattaataaaattaactgaattaattacttttattaatttatgtgaTTGATGTTTAAAGTGTTTTATAATAAGAATCATAGGGAGTAAGTACTAAGGACACTAGTTAAGAAACTtagggtatttttttattgagatgCTAAAAGTGTATTACCCGTGATCTTTGCACTCtcctatataatttttataataaatattttatctttttaattttttaattattgttatcataattattttacaaaataattggttacaaaataattattttaccaaattaatgttattataattaattcatttataatttctattattcatcattaatattgttaaaggtaaaaataagaaaaagtaatATTATGAGAAGagagaatttttaaaagttttatgttAAAAGggttttattctttctttctttctttctttttttactgaaaaaggattttattcttttaaaacgAGTTACCCACTGAAGTAACAAATCTCAATCATTcatgaaaaaaagataattaacggttaatatttcaatatattcatTATTTATTGTGTAAGATATTGGCAGTTGAATttcatatcaatatttttttcgtCCGAATGTAAGCATTCCCATAATGGACTAATCTCTCGACGCATAAAAATCATTGAAGTATATTTTGTTCTTCCAACAAAATCTTCATATGCAGTATTAGTAATTAAACCCTTATTAATatacttaaaaattttaaaaattcaattatctACTGGAGATCCTCTTGTCAACAACTTTgttgtaatttattattttaccctCTGAGCTGAGTTGCTAGTCGATCCCATCAAACACTATACTTTTTTATtacagcatttttttttattccgtgTGAATCAGAAAACAACGACTTTAGACCAGACTATTAGTTAATGTTTCCTATACATCAATTTCATCATAAATTGAACTTACACAATTACAGATAGTTGCAAGAAAGAAGTTTCATGGTGCCTTTTTTGTACCAATTGTAAGTGTGATAACATGCTTTCAACTGCATTTCATCAATAATGATGACGGAAAATGAAAAGTGGAAAACAAAAGGTGAAATCAATTGATTTTGTAATGCTTTACAAATTTGTGTCATCCTGTTCCGAGTAGCCTTTACTTTAAGATTTGCTGTGCTAATCGCTATACATTGCAAGTGGCAATTATGCAATACCTTTTAAAACGAAAAATCAAccaaaaattagtaaaataaagcaaaaataaaaagaagcccattaaattttaaataatcattttgattgttttttcaaACCTCAATTATTCTCAATGAAATTTAATGGTTTGATAGAATAGTTATGAACGATAGAATTAAActaaaaactatttattaaacttgaataatcttatttcaattgatttatacctttaatgatttaatttttttgatttttgcTTTTCGTTATTGCGTATTCTTCTTTGACGACATACCAGATTTTTTATGactttgatatttaattttcctTTGCTATACAATCAAAGCAAGTTCAATCAAATTTTTAGTAGCGCAAAAACAGAACGTTAATTAAAGTGAACCCTCCTGAGAAAGATGGCTAGCcaacttttcttctttcatgTTATCTGTTAACTGTTGAAACCACTTCCGTTTAAGCCACGTGATTtcttaaattattcaaatagttgtaatttgtaaattattaattttaaagataaataaaattaaatttgaatatataatatttatttaatattattaaaatacatgtctaaattaattttgatcataattttaatattaaaacatatattctgataaaaataattaattgtgtaaaatatgtttatatttttttatctcaactCATTGGTTGGAGATTAATTCTGCTTGTGATATGCATTATTGATCTAAgggaattttaaataaaatgaaaatcaaatataaatttttcacataaaataaaaatccaataTAAATTCTTTTAGTGAATAGATCCTTCTCACTATACATAACAAAATCTTATTTCAATCTTTAATTTAATGTCTTTATACTACTcatgcattttaattaaattattaatatatttcatcATAATTTCTACTTCCTAGCGTCGTACTCTGAAAAGATTTGATtcctttaaattaatttatctgtccatttaagaaaatgattcatctaactcactctgattattaacattaattaaGATGTCACAGTCTATATAGTGCACGAGTAAAACAACCCTTTTGTACTTTCTTTTTCTAGTCTTCCTTCTAAGTTCTAAATACTCATTCCATTACACTGTGCACTtccttcctctctctctctctctgagtgatttggtggtggccatagtGAGTAGCCAAAGTGCAAGAGAACAAAAGGGTGATGTTTCGTTTGTTTTGTGAGTGTTGAGAGTGTGAGACATGGAAGAAGCAGAGAAGGAGTTAGAGAGAAGGAGCAAGTTTCTGAACAGTTTGATACAACAGAAGAAGAAAGCCGCCATAGAGTCAGAGCATGAACATGAGAGTAGTCTCAAGGTTGATGTCAGAGCTTGTGACATGCCCCTCCCTTTGCAGAACCGTGCCTTCCAATGCGCACGTCTCTACTTGGAGTCTATGCCACCTGCCAACAAGCTTGACAGTAAACGCCTTGCACTTGCCCTTAAGAAGGTTACATTCAt
This region includes:
- the LOC114383398 gene encoding dynein light chain LC6, flagellar outer arm-like, whose protein sequence is MEEAEKELERRSKFLNSLIQQKKKAAIESEHEHESSLKVDVRACDMPLPLQNRAFQCARLYLESMPPANKLDSKRLALALKKEFDSSYGPAWHCIVGTSFGSYVTHSVGGFLYFSIDKVYILLFKTAVEPLDH
- the LOC114383391 gene encoding exosome complex component RRP42-like codes for the protein MVGLSLGETHFIQGGIAQDLRCDGRKRLTYRPISVETGVIPQTNGSARVRMGATDVIASVKAELGKPSLLQPDKGKVSIYIDCSSTAEPAFEGRGGDELAAELSNALQHCLLGGKSGEGAGIDLSSLIVVEGKICWDLYIDGLVVSSDGNLLDALGAAIKAALSNTGIPRVEVAAGTSNDEHPEVDVSDEEFLQFDTSRVPVIVTLTKVGRHYIVDATSEEESQMSSGVSISVNRQGHICGITKRGGVGLDPSIILDMISVAKHVSEQLINKLDSEIASAEADEES